GATATTGATTTTGGAACTTACCCTTTTGTAACTTCTTCTAGTCCATCTGCTGGAGGAATCTGCACCGGTCTTGGTATTGCTCCTAGAGCCCTCGGTGATCTTATAGGCGTGGTAAGAAAATGCTTTTCTAGTATGAATTTGTCAAAATTGTAGAAATACTTTGTGAAGTGTTCGATACTTGTACTCTGAATTGTTCTTTGACCTCAGTTTTGACATTGATGCAGGTGAAAGCATACACAACGCGTGTTGGTTCAGGTCCTTTCCCAACAGAAATACTGGGTAAAGACGGTGATGTTCTCAGGTTTGCTGGACAGGAGTTTGGCACTACTACTGGTCGCCCTCGTCGTTGTGGCTGGCTGGACATAGTTGCACTAAAGTACTGTTCTCAGATAAATGGATTCTCGTCTCTTAACCTGACCAAACTTGATGTATTGTCTGATCTACCGGAAATCCAGTTGGGTATTCGTTACAAGCTACCCGATGGCTCACCAGTTCATTCATTCCCTGGAGATCTTCGTCTCCTGGAGCAGATCCAAGTAAGCCCTCTCATCTTGTTATCGTTGGAATCAGCCGTATACTTACAAACATATCTTGCATTCTCCTCATATTGCCTTTGTATTACTCTCTCTTTCTAGGTCGAATACGAGGTTATGCCTGGTTGGCAGGTCGACATCTCTTCCATCAGAGAGTACTCCCAGCTACCAAAGGCAGCTCGCGATTACGTAGAGAGGATAGAAGAGCTTGTAGGCGTACCCATTCACTACATAGGCGTTGGACCAGGCCGTGATGCCCTCATATACAAGTAATCACTCGGACCCTTGTGAGGGTAAACTCTCCCTTGGAAATTTCTGCAAAAATTTGATCAGCTGACATGAAATTTGTGTAGATTTCTCAACTATTGAGGTATGCTAAAACTCTTTCTGGTTTGTATGGTTGTCGGATCGTCTCATGGGCCAAATTTTTGAGTAGTACATCATGGTGTGtgttgttgttagttaaatCTCATCTTCTTGTTGGAGCAAAATTTAAGATTGAAGTTATGACAAATGGGATCCGTACTCAACTGTGACATTCTAACTTCCTTACCAGAAAAAGAAAAGCAGGAGCAAATAGCAATATAGAAAAATAATGATTTTTCACTTTTCTTGCAAAATCAACCTAACATTTTTAATTTGCAAATTTTCAGCTGTGATGGAGTGGCTAACATTTTTGTCGGTGTGGCTTCAAGTAAAAATGTCCAACACAAAAGTCTAATTACTTATGCATAAATCACTCGATCTCCCTAAATATTAACCAATTTTTTCCTTAAAaattttgctattgcttctaaACTATTGTGAAAACTCTCGGCTTTTTATTCCATTTAAGAACGCCAACTAGTTTTGTGAAGAATATAAATTGTTTCATAAAACCTTGTTTTGATTATGCAAATTAAGGGTGCGGTGTGGTAAATTAGACATAGTATAACCAATTTTTTGTCTAATGGATAAAATTTAGTTTCATGATATGAACTATCACGTGTCCTTGTGCTTAGTTCGATAGTTTAGACAAGATTTAGTCTTTTTTGATGTTTGATGTGTTGTTCGATGTCTTTTATGAATTTTGGCATTCTTATATGACAAAATCAATTTAATAGCAAGTAAATTTGGCCTATCTTCTATACATACTACTAATATTCCTCAGATAAAATCAATTTCAAGTCAACTAATTATGGAGTCTGGACTATTTTAAAGTTGAATAATCTAAACAGTATCAAATCAACACGGCACAAAATTGAGATTTTTCAGGGCTAAAGAAAGTCATTAATTAGCAAAATCATAGTAAGTGAACTAAACCTCCCCAAAATAGGGATAAATAATTACTCCGCAGCATTCAATACACAGAACAGAAGGTAGATTGTAGATTCACATCAATAACCAAAGTCAAGACCGCGTTTGGCCGGTCGAGTTGAAATTTAAACGAATCAACCAATTCCCGATTCCTCTCTCAATTCGTTCCACTCAATGCAAAAGCGTTGCTTCAAAATTCTTTATTATATAGATTCATTCCTCAAGCATTTGAGGAAATCCATTTCCCTCTTTTTGTCTTCACTGTTCTTCTCCCACTTCGTTTCGATTCGCTCTTCTAATCACTCAAGTCAACTCTGCAAGTCCTAGGATCCGACCCGTTTCGCAGGCTCCTCATTCGGGTCCAGATTCTGGTAAAGTTCTAATATTTGTATGATTTTGTAGTGCTTCGCAGTGGTTGGTGGTTATGGCGGTTTCTTACAGAAAATCCCGGATGAAAAATTTGGGTTTTTGCCGGTTGATTTTGATTCTTATTTTTGGAGCTGTTTTCTTGCTGATATTGTTGAGGGCCAATACGTTTAGGGATTTAATAAGTAGATATTCAGTTGAGAGTGACGATGATGAGAGTTTTGAATCGAATTATAACTACAGTGTGAGTTTTAGCAAGAATTTGAAGCTTCATCGGCAGAATGAGCTGTCGATTTCACTAGAAAAGCGTAATCGGATGTTGCCTGGGAATTTAGATTTGTACCCTAAGCTAGCCAAGAATCACATAGTGATTGTGTTGTATGTGCATAATCGGCCTCAATACCTTCGTGTAGCCGTAGACAGCCTCTCGAAGGTCAAGGGGATTAGTGAGACTCTCCTCATTGTTAGCCATGATGGTTACTTTGATGAGATGAACAAGGTTGTGGAGGGCATCAAGTTTTGCCAAGTGAAACAGATCTTTGCCCCGTTTTCGCCCCATCTGTTTCCTGATGGATTCCCCGGTGTTTCCAAGAGTGATTGTAGGGATAAGGATGATGCTGTGGCAAAGAAATGTGTGGGGACTCCAGATCAGTATGGAAACCATAGGTCTCCCAAGATTGTGTCGTTGAAGCATCATTGGTGGTGGATGATGAATACAGTGTGGGATGGTTTGAAGGAGACGAGTCAGCATTCGGGGCATATCCTTTTTATAGAGGAGGATCACTTTATTTTCCCTAACGCATACCAAAACTTGCAGCTGCTTGTGAAGCTGAAGCCTAAGAAGTGCCCGGATTGCTATGCTGCAAATCTGGCGCCGTCTGATGTGAAGTCGAAGGGGGAAGGGTGGGAGAGTTTGATAGCGGAGAGGATGGGAAATGTGGGGTACTCTTTTAACCGGACAGTGTGGCGGATGATTCATAGGAAGGCTAGGGAGTTTTGCTCGTTTGATGATTATAACTGGGATATAACAATGTGGGCTACCGTTTATCCATCGTTTGGGAGCCCTGTTTACTCGCTGAGGGGACCTAGGACGAGCGCTGCCCACTTTGGGAAGTGTGGTCTGCATCAAGGTCAGAGCGAGAACGCGGCCTGTATTGATAATGGTGTCTTCAATTTGAATGTCGAGGAAACAGATACGGTTCCTAATATTAAATCAGATTGGGGGCTGCATGTGTACAAGCACCAATCCGGATATCAAGCCGGATTTAGGGGATGGGGAGGCTGGGGAGATAAAAGGGACCGTCAACTATGTTTGGACTTTGCCAAAATGTATTCGACCTCAAAGGCAGATGTGGTGTGATTGGGCGTCGTTTCTTCTACAACCGGCTACGACATGTGAGCTTTAACACAGTGTTGTATTCTTTAGTGAAAAGATTGGGATTGCTTGACTTCTTGAGCAAATCGTCTGAATGCTCCTATGTTTACAAGAGATGGAACGGGCAGCTGCTACCTGTTGATTGTTTGTTATAGAGCAGAGACGAGCTCTAATATTACACGCAATGTAAGCAATAAAAAGCTATGCTTTTCTCTCTTTTACCCAAATTTGTACGAGCTCCCCATCATTTCACACGCTTAATGTACTGATACACGGTTTATTAGCTTCTCGTTGCAAATCATAGTACTTAGTTACTGATTTCATCATTCTGATAAACTTATTTCGTTCATTTCCTGTTGTTTAGTATGGTTTGATTTGGGTTTTTAGCTTCGGTTGTGTTAGCCAATCATCGCTTCTCACCTCTGCTCGCTGCTTAGTACTATATGCTTCTCGTATTTTGGTAGCAATAGACAGAGATCTTTGATATGTTACTGCCCAATGTTATCACAATGCTGCAATGATAGTTTTCACTATATGCATTGTTACTATCTGGGAGAAAATTGGTGTGCTCTAGGATGAGTTTCATCCAGCGCTTCGACTCAAAGGAAGACAAGAGGTTGCCTTCGGAGGGAAAATCGACAGAGTCTTGACAAGGTGCAGCTTCTAAACTTAGGAGATGGCTATGGATGATGAGCTTTTTAAGGTTGTGTTTGTTGATTTCTGCATTCTTGAAAAGCTGTTTCCTTTTCTATGTAGCCGAATAGGTTTGCAATTTCCTACCAGTTGTGATAGGGATACAAATGTCACTGACACCCCCCCCCCCTTGAGCCGGTTCATGGCCACGCACCATTAGCACACCGTGCCCCACATCAGCTCGTGGTTGATCGATGACCACGAGGTGCGAGGCCCAGCCCAGTAGCTACACAGTAATCAAAGAATGAGCATTTACTTCTGTAAAATAACTTCACAGATCCAAAATCTTTAGTACTCTTATCTGTCAATTCTTGTAAAGTCTTATTATAAcatatttttgaataaattatgTGTTTGACTTTGTCATATAATCCCaagtgaaattgatatgatatgatatgatatggaCAAGATTCAATTTTGTTGAGATTCAGGTGAATTTTAGATGGGTGTGACTAATTGAGTGTATTTAAATATGTTCGAGTTTAGTAGTGCTCTACATGCAACTCTTAAATCCATTATTTTCATGAAAATTTCTCAATCGAAATATGTTCCAAATCACAAACGGTTATTATTAACCTAAAAAAAAGGTATGCTCCCATCTTTTGCTTCACATCTAGGATTGAAAAAAATCGAACAAAAATTTCAACAACCTTCAAATTCACGAAAGCAATGATCAGCCTCATCCTCCCCCACCGCCACCACCCCaaaattcacaagaaaaatatgCAATCTTTGATCACAGAAAGGCTCAGTCTCGCACAATTAAATAGGCTATAAACCCTCAAAACATTTTGTAATACTATCAATCTTTCCTATTTGAATAATTCGATGGAAAATCTGTCCTTTTCCTCTTTTGAAATAGTGGGAGTGAGAGTGAGATTTTCAAGAACGTGTTTTTGAAGGTTTGATCTCCGTTTCAGCTCGTATAGCAATTCCCATTTCAATCttgattatttgttttatttgtatgTGCAGATTAATTTGATTTACTTTAATGTTTTGAATTTCTCAGATGCTATTTGAATTCTCATTTTCCGAATCCTAATCCCTAACATTTGTATGGTGAGTATTacttataattaattttgattattttctGTGATTTGATGATGTCCACTGcctcaatttcttaaatttataGTATCAAAAACTGCAGATTTAAGGaggtgaaaaaagaaaaatgggggTTACACTGATGGAGTTTGGGAATGATATAAGGAAAGGTGTGATGTTTACAATTAGAGGGTGTTTGCATCATCCATTCcttgtgtttattgtgtgtggCATGATATACATTTTGAGGGCATTTCCTTTCATGTTTTCCCTGTTGCTTCCGGCGGCTCCGGTCGTGGTTTGCACGGTTGTGTTGCTCGGAACCCTATTGTATTACGGGCAGCAGAGCATTCACGAGATCGAGATAGGAATGAAGTCCAAATATGAGGGTGTTTCGCTT
This portion of the Salvia splendens isolate huo1 chromosome 10, SspV2, whole genome shotgun sequence genome encodes:
- the LOC121750698 gene encoding alpha-1,6-mannosyl-glycoprotein 2-beta-N-acetylglucosaminyltransferase-like, yielding MAVSYRKSRMKNLGFCRLILILIFGAVFLLILLRANTFRDLISRYSVESDDDESFESNYNYSVSFSKNLKLHRQNELSISLEKRNRMLPGNLDLYPKLAKNHIVIVLYVHNRPQYLRVAVDSLSKVKGISETLLIVSHDGYFDEMNKVVEGIKFCQVKQIFAPFSPHLFPDGFPGVSKSDCRDKDDAVAKKCVGTPDQYGNHRSPKIVSLKHHWWWMMNTVWDGLKETSQHSGHILFIEEDHFIFPNAYQNLQLLVKLKPKKCPDCYAANLAPSDVKSKGEGWESLIAERMGNVGYSFNRTVWRMIHRKAREFCSFDDYNWDITMWATVYPSFGSPVYSLRGPRTSAAHFGKCGLHQGQSENAACIDNGVFNLNVEETDTVPNIKSDWGLHVYKHQSGYQAGFRGWGGWGDKRDRQLCLDFAKMYSTSKADVV